The proteins below are encoded in one region of Bacillota bacterium:
- a CDS encoding ribosomal-processing cysteine protease Prp, whose product FRAKGHSGFAARGKDIVCAGASAILHTAALGVVRHLGISARVKADEGYLELALEKDRGQLAPAEADRWQQAQAVLEAAVLGIEEIERQYPKHVRLEVRQGAARR is encoded by the coding sequence CTTCCGGGCCAAGGGGCACTCGGGATTTGCCGCTCGCGGGAAGGATATCGTCTGTGCGGGCGCGTCCGCGATCCTGCACACCGCTGCCCTCGGGGTGGTGCGCCACCTGGGCATTTCGGCCCGAGTGAAAGCGGACGAGGGGTACCTGGAGCTGGCGCTGGAGAAGGACCGGGGACAGCTCGCCCCGGCCGAGGCGGACCGGTGGCAGCAGGCGCAGGCCGTCCTGGAGGCGGCCGTGCTGGGTATCGAGGAGATTGAGCGCCAGTACCCCAAGCACGTGCGGCTGGAGGTACGGCAGGGCGCTGCACGGCGATGA
- the rpmA gene encoding 50S ribosomal protein L27, producing the protein MLDNKALVMDLQRFAHKKGAGSSRNGRDSNPKYLGVKRSDGQWVTAGSIIVRQRGSRIRAGSNVGVGRDYTLYALVDGHVSFESRGGARVVTVEPAGGTVTA; encoded by the coding sequence ATGCTGGACAACAAGGCCCTTGTGATGGACCTTCAGCGCTTCGCCCATAAGAAGGGCGCCGGGAGCTCGCGCAACGGGCGCGACAGCAACCCCAAGTACCTGGGCGTGAAGCGTTCGGACGGGCAGTGGGTGACGGCCGGCAGCATCATCGTGCGCCAGCGCGGCAGCCGCATCCGGGCCGGCTCCAACGTCGGCGTGGGCCGGGACTACACCCTCTACGCCCTGGTGGACGGTCACGTGTCGTTCGAGTCCCGCGGCGGTGCGCGCGTGGTAACGGTGGAGCCGGCCGGGGGGACCGTGACCGCCTGA
- the obgE gene encoding GTPase ObgE: protein MKEARLVDEAVIEVQAGSGGNGVISFRREKYVPRGGPDGGDGGRGGHVYVEADPRLSTLMDFRFRKHFRAGRGEHGSGARKEGADGADVLIRVPVGTMVYDADTGELLADMTAPGLRVMVARGGRGGRGNARFVTPIRRAPRIAERGDPGERRRLRLELKLLADVGLVGPPNAGKSSLLAISTNAHPKIAPYPFTTLGPTLGIVRVGPEESFVLADIPGLIEGAHRGAGLGHRFLRHVERTRLLIVVVDASAQHGVDPVESVEVTRRELELYNPRLARRPTLVAANKMDLPEARARWPALEAELKARGLEAWPVSAATGDGVRALLQRAAALLRTLPASSPEGDDREAEPPAPVMPAAGRGPRFVAVEKTPEGFLLRAPWLERLAARLDLEGQPDALAYLYEVLRRAKVLDRLRRQGAAPGDPIRVGESVFPYRP, encoded by the coding sequence ATGAAGGAAGCCCGGCTGGTCGACGAGGCGGTCATCGAGGTGCAGGCCGGGAGCGGCGGCAACGGTGTGATCAGCTTCCGCCGGGAAAAGTACGTACCCAGGGGCGGCCCGGACGGCGGGGACGGTGGCCGGGGGGGCCACGTCTACGTCGAGGCGGACCCGCGCCTTTCTACGCTGATGGACTTTCGCTTCCGGAAGCACTTCCGCGCCGGGCGGGGTGAACACGGCAGCGGTGCCCGCAAGGAGGGCGCCGACGGCGCGGACGTCCTCATCCGGGTCCCGGTCGGCACCATGGTTTACGACGCCGATACGGGGGAGCTTCTGGCCGACATGACCGCCCCTGGCCTGCGGGTGATGGTGGCGCGAGGCGGGCGGGGCGGGCGCGGCAACGCCCGCTTCGTGACCCCGATCCGGCGAGCCCCCCGCATCGCCGAGCGGGGGGATCCTGGCGAACGCCGCCGGCTTCGCCTGGAGCTGAAGCTCCTGGCCGACGTGGGGCTGGTGGGCCCTCCGAACGCCGGCAAGTCGAGCCTGTTGGCCATAAGCACCAACGCCCACCCGAAGATCGCCCCCTACCCCTTCACGACCCTCGGCCCAACTTTGGGCATCGTTCGCGTCGGCCCCGAGGAGAGCTTCGTTCTCGCCGATATTCCGGGGCTCATCGAGGGAGCCCACCGGGGAGCGGGGCTTGGCCACCGGTTCCTGCGGCACGTGGAGCGCACCCGGCTCCTGATCGTGGTGGTGGACGCAAGCGCCCAGCACGGGGTGGATCCCGTCGAGAGCGTGGAGGTCACCCGCCGGGAACTGGAGCTGTACAACCCGCGCCTCGCCAGGCGCCCGACCCTCGTCGCGGCGAACAAGATGGACCTTCCCGAAGCACGGGCTCGCTGGCCCGCCCTCGAGGCTGAACTCAAAGCGCGCGGCCTTGAGGCCTGGCCCGTCAGCGCTGCGACCGGGGACGGGGTGCGCGCCCTTCTGCAGCGTGCGGCGGCCCTGCTGCGAACACTGCCGGCGTCATCCCCGGAGGGAGACGATCGGGAGGCCGAACCGCCGGCCCCCGTTATGCCCGCTGCAGGCCGGGGCCCCCGCTTCGTGGCGGTGGAAAAGACCCCCGAAGGCTTCTTGCTCAGGGCGCCATGGCTCGAACGGCTCGCGGCGCGCCTCGACCTGGAGGGGCAGCCGGATGCCCTGGCCTATCTGTACGAGGTGCTGCGGCGGGCGAAGGTGCTGGACCGTCTCCGGAGGCAGGGAGCCGCCCCGGGCGACCCCATCCGGGTGGGAGAGAGCGTCTTTCCATACCGCCCGTGA